TAATTGAAATAATCTACTACATCATATTGTCTCTTCCATACTTTTGCAAATTACTAACAACTACATTTAAAAACTATGATATGAGAAGCACGAAATAAACTAATCAGCGGCCACTTTTCATGTATCGAAATAGCTTCCATAACTCGCACAAGTGTCGTCACCGGGTTAGGGCTACCTGATCCAAGAGCAAAcataaaaaagtgaaaaaattgtATGCATTGTGGGGCTCATtttgaagaaaacaaaaagaaaaatgggatGGGAGGTGCCTAACTTTGTTGAAAAATTATGTGACTAAATCAACAACAAGCCATCTTATTTGTAGTAGTTGGATGGAAACTCTTACTATAAATAGATGCATCCATTCTTCATTTCAATCACATCGAAATAAAGAGAAACAATAGAAGTTAGAGAGAGTAATCCACAGTCATGAGATAAATAGTGAGTAATATAGTAGTGAGGTATTTGAAATAAggagtgttatttctttcaaagttgtagtagtctcttgacactactaagttgtaatattatagtggttATATTGCTCCGCTAGGGTATTGTATTTTACCCCGACTAAAAAGAGTTGGTGTCGctgttactctcttgtgttattatcATTTGTCgtggatattattcctgggcgGGATTATTATTTTTCCCAACATCGTGGTATCAGAACCATGGCAAATAATGGTCCGCTATCTTTTTAGTGCCCCCGTCTCACAAAAGATAATTAAGAGAAATGGTGTCTACGTATGAAAGTCATTCTTGGCTCTCTGGATGTATGGGAAATCGTAGACAGAGGGCATGCAAAACCGGTTACCACCTCAAAGGAAGCTTGGGGgattttacaaaattctcttcAAGGAGTTGACAAGGCGAGGAAGGTAAAACTTCAAACACTAAAGGCTGATGTTTCAAAAATGAAAGAATCCGAATGCATCTCGGattatttttcaaaagtgaaGGCTGTTGTAAATCAACTAAGAAGATACGGGGAGGACATAAAAGATGTCTGTGTGGTAGAAAAGATCCTTCGCACTTTAACatctaaatttgattttgtggtgtgtGCTATTGATGAGTATAAAGATTTAGACTCTAtgatggtggagcaattggaaggtTCTTTACAAGCCCACgaagaaaagatcaaaaggagATAAGAAGTGCCATTGGAGCAACTTCTTAAAACTCAGGCATCCTTCAAGGATTATGGAGGTGAAAAGAGCTATCGAGGAAACGGCCGAGGCCGTGGCGGTCATGGAAGAGGAAGAAGTAATGGTAACAACTTCAACAATGAAGTTAAAATCTACCACACATTCAGAGGTCATGGTCGTGAACATAGAGGAGGAAGAGGACGTGGCTActaccaagaaaataatggacaaaggtATGACAAATCAAAATTTGAGTGTTATAATTATCATAAATTTGGCCATTACTCTGGGGAATGTCATAGCAATATTGCAGAAAAAGCTAACCTTGTTGATGACAGGAAAGAAGAAGTTGAGTCAACGTTGTTGATGGCACTCAAGGAAGAAGATAGAGATGATTGAAGCTCATGGTATTTGGACAATGGAGCAAGCAATCATATGTGTGGATGCAAAGAGAAGTTTGTGGAGATCCATAAAACGGTGAGAGGTAATGTGTCCTTTGGAAATACCTCAAAGATTCAAATCGAAGGGATAGGTACGATTCTGATCTCCTGTAAAGATGGTAGTCACAAGTTaattcaagatgtttattatgtgccaaaattaaaaagtaatattttgagtttgggccaacttcttgaaaaggaatatgacatccacatgaaaaatatgcatctttggcttAGAGATTCAAGTGAAATTCTAATTGCTCAAGTGCATATAGCTAAGAATAGGTTATTCTCTCTGAATCTTAAGACAATTgatgcaaagtgtttgaaggctaatATACAATTTTTTTTAGGGCCACCATACTCGGAATCTGTAGGCCGTCATTGTACATACTATCAAGATTTCACTTATGACTGTTTTTCTGGTATGACAGAAGGTACCTGTGTCTGTTAAGCTACAATAGTTTGCTTATAGACTATTAAATTTAATTTGTGAATGGAATTGCAGATGTTAAAGAAGTGAAGGTGGAAGAAGATGGCACAAGATATGCATGGCTTGAAGAAAGAAACGAGCAGTTCGTGGTGTTAGGGGAAACATATGACGGTCCTACAATTAAAATATAAAGACCTTAGCTTGTGTATATAATTAACTCTTCTAAGTAGCCAATCTTGGACTCCGATTTGTCTCTTCAGTTCTTCGCATAGCTACATGAGCATACAAAGAAATTTCAGTTGATATTTTTCAACTAAATCATTTTTTCCTCTATTTATCAACTCATCTGTTTGGTAGTTGAAAGGATCCTTCGTTCCTTGATTTTTCCGTATCACTTTTTGGAATCCACGGCACTAGGAAAGTGGATTTCAAGATCTTTGCGGCAAAAAGGCCAATGTGATATACTGCACGTATAGTTGGAAAAAAAAATATTGCACATTGAAACAAATAGGATTTTACAACAATAGAATAGTGGGTTTACTGCATTAACTTGTAAACTAAATTTACATTGAAGATGCTAAACAACTGGAATGAAATTACCAACAACAACATAAAAGAAGTAGAAAGGGGTGAGAAGAGAGAATACAAATGGAGATGAGAACAGAGAAACTGCAATCACAACTGCctctgttgcggaagccaaatgtatagagtgtgaataagtcacaactactataccaaaaattatgacaaccaccaaataataaataagacaataaagcaataataaagggaacaccagaatttacgaggttcggctaattttgcctactcctcggacacaaccaaatattttattccactccaaaaatacaagtgaaataatactaaagagagaagatacaaatgccttaaacagatgagaaggcaaatgagaggtgtgtttcaatcctaaacattaggccttcttttataggggaaaaatccccccaaacttaactcccaaccaatgtgggactttggcattttgccaaacttcaacaaatctccaccttggcaaaattccacattttcaattctctctcaataacaaattttggttgtgtcttcatcttcaatcttcagtgttcaacaatgttgatcaaatccaaacaatgttgaaacttgaccgcagtcaccacctttgtcagcatatcagcaggattctctgtagtatgaattttcttcaccgtgactccaccttcttctatgatttctcgtacgaaatgataccgaacatcaatgtgcttcgtccttgcatgataaacttggttcttcgctaattgaatagcactttgactatcacaaaaaattgtgatacctttttgttcaacaccaagctcctttagcaatccttgaagccaaattgcctctttcacagcatctgtaatagccatgtactctgcctctgttgtagacaaagcaactgttgactgcaaagtagacttccaactaactggtgcctttgcaaaagtaaacacataaccagtagttgatcttcgtttgtccatatcacccgcaaaatctgagtcacaatatccaactacaaactgattgtcttcctgctcaaaaactaacccgacatctacagtattatgaatataccgtagaatccacttcacagcttgccaatgctccttccctggattgtgcatatatctgctaataactccaacagcttgtgaaatgtcaggccttgtgcaaaccattgcatacatcaagctaccaacagcatttgcgtatggtacctttgacatatactctcgttcagcttcatccattggcgacatagtagtacttagcttaaaatgggaagcaagtggagtactaactggcttagtcttgtcatctatgccaaaacgttgaagtactctcttcaaatattccttttgagataaacagagtttctttgaacgtctatctctaattatctccatgccaagaattttctttgcctcacccaaatccttcatctcgaactccttcttcagttgaatcttcaacttatcaatttcttccgaattcttggaagctatcaacatatcatcaacatataggagaagatatacaaaggaaccatctttaagcttgtgcaaatacacacaatgatcgtatttgcttctcttgtacccttgccgcaacataaactcgtcaaatcgcttgtaccattgtctagaagattgtttcaatccgtacaacgatttttcaagtttgcacaccatattttcttttccagcaactttgaatccttctggctgagtcatgtagatttcctcctccaagtttccatgtaaaaacgcagtttttacatccatctgaactagttccaaatccaattgtgctaccaaagccaacataattctaatggaggaatgttttacaactggagaaaacacttcattgtaatcaattccctccttttgagcatatcctttggccaccaatcttgctttgtagcgaacatctacttggttaggaaatccttccttctttgcaaatacccatttgcacccaattgctttctttcccttcgggagattggccaatctccatgtatgattctgatgaagggactgtatctcatcattcatggcaatcctccacttatcttcttctgaactttgaacagcgtctttataagtagtaggaacatcatcagctacaattgaggttgcacaagcaaccgtctctatgagacgaacaggtttcgttattgttctttttggcctgctggttgctattgattcaagttgttgttgagattcctgagttggaatctcctctactggctctccttccagagggtaatcttcatttgtttcctcctctgcttcttgtgtaggaaaaataaattttccctcaaactccacctgcttagaagcaccttcattttgtttggtatcttctgttaccttatttaccatagcaaattcatcaaaggtaacatctctgctgaatattactttctttgtcatagggcaccataagcgatatcctttgactccagaagtaattcccataaaaatagccttctttgcccttggatccaattttgactccgtcacatgataatatgcagttgagccaaacacgtgcaaagagttataatctacagcaggttttccgtaccatttttcaaatggtgttttgccatcaatagcagcagatggtagacgattaatgaggtgacatgcatatgtaattgcctcagcccaaaattctttgcccaagccagcattggacaacatacaccgtaccttctccagcaaggtccggttcatacgttctgccactccattctgttgtggtgtatgtctaacagtgaagtgtcggacgatgccatcattttcacagaccttattgaaatgatcatttttgtattcacctccattgtctgtgcgaatacacttgatcctcctgcctgtttgattctccaccatcgtcttccatttgagaaaaattcccagcacttcatctttgtttttcattgtatacacccacactcttcgagaaaaatcatcaacaaaggttacaaaatagtgcttcccacccaatgaaggtgttttggaaggaccccaaacatcagagtgtacataatccaaaatgcctttagtattatggatcgctgtaccaaatttaacccttgtctgtttccctttgacacaatgctcacaaaactccaagttgcaagcctttactccttttaacaatccttgatctgatagagttttcaaggattttcctccagcatgtcccaagcgcatgtgccatagcttggttgcttctgcctctttgtcgtcactggatgtcactgtcgctgtcccaataactgtactgccacgatagcggtacatattattattcttccgattagccttcattaccactagtgcaccggagcatactctcatcactccattttctgcaatgattttgaacccttttgattctagggctcccacagagatgagattcttcttcaaatccggtacatatcgaacatctatcaatgttctgatcattccatcatggttccttaatcgtattgaaccaatgccatatgaggtaagagggctgttatccgctgtgtggacgactccatattctccttcttgaaattccacgaaccagtccctgttgggacacatatgatagctacaagccgagtccatcaaccatatgtctgaagatgttgatgactctgttgtaactaatgagaagtctgaatcatcacaatcagctacatttgaatccataatggcctttccattgttatgtttggccttattcttcaacttcggacagtctttcttccagtgccctttttctcgacaaaaggcacattcatctttgctgggtctggatcttgacttggatcttcccttctttgacacaaatattatttaatagctgacgacacaaatcaagattatttcctttctggtgtggaagatcagactaagctgcaaccacagagcatactcagacagaaccttgactcagttaccaagataaatcttttctgatgtggaagatcagactatgctgcaaccacagagcatacttagacagtaccttggctctgataccaattgttgcggaagccaaatgtatagagtgtgaataagtcacaactactataccaaaaattatgacaaccaccaaataataaataagacaataaagcaataataaagggaacaccagaatttacgaggttcggctaattttgcctactcctcggacacaaccaaatattttattccactccaaaaatacaagtgaaataatactaaagagagaagatacaaatgccttaaacagatgagaaggcaaatgagaggtgtgtttcaatcctaaacattaggccttcttttataggggaaaaatccccccaaacttaactcccaaccaatgtgggactttggcattttgccaaacttcaacagccTCCTCCACTTAGATCTATCCCTAGGTATTTATAATTAATTCACACGATAAAACCAGTTAACTTCTTTGAGGGTTGTTTCACACGTGCACTTCGCCTCAATACAGGTTGAATGTCCACGAGGTTTCCTTATGAAGTGTCATCTTTGTCAGCGTCCATGTCAACAGTGTTATTTATAACAATACTCCCTTCCTGCAGAAGAACCTTGTCCACAAGGTTCTGTGGTGATGCAATTTCTAGTTGTTCAAAGTCTGTGAACTACAATGGTGTAATCTGCTGGTCTGGTTCGCCTAAGCAGCGCCTGAGCATAGATACATGGAAAACAGGATGAGTGTGGGCTGCTTCAGGAAGTTCCAACTTGTATGCTACTTCTCCAACGCGTTTGAGAACACGAAATGGACCAAAATAGCGTCTGCCCAATTTTGGATGTTGTTGATGGCGCACAGTATTTTGATGATACGGTTTGAGTCTGACAAAGACCCAGTCATCCTATTTGAAGGAGACCTCAACTCGTTTTCTGTCAGCAACCTCTTTCATGCGATTTTGGGCTTTGATCAAATTCTGCTTGAGCAAGGAAATAATATCATCCCGATCAACCAGATAAGCCTCTACCAAGTCATTTGAACTACTCCTTATAATATAGCGCGCTACAGTTGGTGGATCTCTACCATAAAACGCCTCGAAAGGGGTCATCCCTGCTGATGTGTGATAGGAAGTATTGTACCAATACTCAGCCCATGGTAGCATTGCTACCCATTTATGAGGTGCATCAGCCATGAAACACCGTAAATACTGTTCAACACACTTATTTAGAGCCTCGGATTTTCCGTCAGTTTGGGGATGATAAGCGGTACTCATAGCCAAGGTGGTACCTTGCAATCTGTTAATTTCCTGCCAAAACGAGTGCAAGAACCTTAGGTCTCTATCCGTGACGATACTCCTCGGAGGTCCATGTAATCGAATGATTTCCCCCACAAAATTCTCAGCTATTGTCCGTGTAGAAAAGTAAGAAGTTAAAGGAATAAAATGGTCATACTTCGTCAATCTATCCACTACAGTCATTATTGTAGACTTCCCTCTAAAGCTAGGCAAACAGGTGATGAAATCCATGGCTATGTCTTCGAAAGCCATTTCTGGTATTGGTAAGGGTTGCAGAAGACCTGCTGGATGATGGTGAACATCTTTCATTTGTTGGCAAGTTTGACAAGTTGCCACAAAGCTTTGAATATACTTGCACATTTGCTTCCAAAAGAAATTTGATGCCAAACGATGGTAAGTGCGAGCGACTCCAGCATGTCCACCTACTGTTGTGGAATGAAACTCAGTCATTAAATCGTAGTGAAGTTGAGAATCAGAAGGAATAACTAGGCGTCCTCTGAAAAAGAGCAACCCCACGGAACACATAACCCACATGTAGTTATGGATGACTCTCTAGTCCTTTTTGGAGCTCAAGCAACTCTGGATGAGACTTGTTAAGGGATCTCAATGTTTGTTCAACCTCGTAGCTCTGAGTAGTGATTGTAAGTAGGGGAGAATCAGTGTTGTGAGACAAAGCATCAGCTGCTTGATTCTATTTACCTGGACAATAAACAATTTTGAAATCATATCCCATCAATTTACTGAGCTATTTTTGTTGTTCGGGGGTTTGGATAGTTTGATTAGTCAAGCTTTTCAAGGATTGTTGACTAGTGTATATTGTGAATTTGCGCCCCAACAGATATTGACGCCACTTGCCCACAGATTGAGTTATAGCGAACATCTCTCGATGATAAGTGGAAGCTCGTTGTATTCGAGGACTTAATATCTGGCTGAAATAGGCTATTG
The Nicotiana sylvestris chromosome 11, ASM39365v2, whole genome shotgun sequence DNA segment above includes these coding regions:
- the LOC104211692 gene encoding uncharacterized protein gives rise to the protein MKVILGSLDVWEIVDRGHAKPVTTSKEAWGILQNSLQGVDKARKVKLQTLKADVSKMKESECISDYFSKVKAVVNQLRRYGEDIKDVCVVEKILRTLTSKFDFVVCAIDEYKDLDSMMVEQLEGSLQAHEEKIKRR